One window from the genome of Chiloscyllium plagiosum isolate BGI_BamShark_2017 chromosome 31, ASM401019v2, whole genome shotgun sequence encodes:
- the map1sa gene encoding microtubule-associated protein 1S isoform X1: MAAAVLLAASGSGQCKASALVVLGEAGRPELLLLPDVIAQIRRGILSWDIDASAYSLDEQLKLFVSRHSATFPTEAKDQKILHHCGEALETLVLINPSVESLCAEVRTLIAAPSRHKLLVLAGPCLEESGELLLQKGSFTLQDFIQIFTDKEIGELLSFTPPADKASLTLACPDLGEWKKSSLENHSLQEFIKIRLNPPVALSEMEGLQEFLEYLSETMEASSPFDLLEPPVTVGFLKLSKPCCYIFPGGRGDSAFFAVNGFNILVDGGSDQKSSFWKLVRHLDRIDSVLLTHIGTDNLPGINSLLHRKLAELDDDQSLGSEMNNDWTKHLISPEIGVMFLNAPKKLQHIERSNVRRSVDEVSVMLQYLDQLHINPVPLCRTGGNSLEPLILFQKMGVGRLEMYVLNPVEGSKDLSNLMQQWAGNGWPKGGNVPLQCLVSVCALIVWHPASRVEKIIRVLFPGCTPQNKILEGLEKVKHLDFLKQPLATQSELETLQKDKGPKPKRTESRESLHSLSKGSSGRGGRDPEAGSRLGSAKSRVERKDKSGKTKADTATLSEGMKGSHPNMSAELKAREQGGDKLKTNTQLKPSKEKLQKKEAKPVKLEENKDVKVSKREERKDAEEKKQVRKEVPKQVKKIEPKKDERTGAKVPTKVSSVSSESRRPSAKSNMPSKEIKKDLVTSGKGSVKTKPKLQSKETADCKQTAGSVSLTEKGPQPAASKMSTPEDMTADFEHLQQAEQEVQAQGAATGSAGYGGEVVIPDETSPDEGFTTMENESELESSPQDDGQLVDVTIPENEDPVILELEPHKGGKSTEEKQEARGEAEAESDQGMIRINHINGLICDTENEDGFEMESPDKFRYFDEKLSPSRNMAALSPLAKTPRSDRSVNFDLTPTELGPLEEIKGQMSVNNQETLEDQCASSEEKTLEMVSPPGSGLASAGHTPFHQSPIDEIIPRGENGLIERVSSLLGEETQLNNAFNKPLDGGPQSNARPPFENTSAPLDRHTGFLTLSPFKEVVPDVSPTLTTPSLPAEVGSPHSTEVDESLSVSFEQVLPPLSEALASPREHNQRGPLNGLSPEHETFSAKGDPPSMSLPLKSLQDPFRTPQVALGSVSDGDGALTHGDGIDGRLPHVMALPSDSPHDVDLCLVSPCEFKHPKTELSPSFINPSPRELSDESDLSQEFAKPVGQRRGHKSLSNRKAALDERTPTSASESLPTLSGSDAQPGTEDCPSITADGGIDSEEDSEIIPADRSRSPVSSIPCDPLPAPMKDPHPPPPQPGICMVDPEVLTHNSTKDAREKAKGKKLGSKPALSSTARKTENTKQSTLSKPKGHQLMPKEVDKMVTGSKSNQSAKVFRANSNQSINSEDKKGRNLQTTSSKPPRSAVTGAVSKGPPVGPPVYVDLAYVPNNHSARTIDADFFKRLRSSIYVISGDDPQKEGAMRNILDALLEGKTVWGDNIQVTIIPTFDSPIMHEWYQETHEKQQSLNITVLGSNSTVVMQEETFPACKVEF, encoded by the exons ACCAAAAGATTCTCCATCACTGTGGTGAGGCATTGGAAACATTGGTGCTGATAAACCCTTCCGTTGAGTCTCTGTGTGCTGAG GTACGGACTCTGATCGCTGCACCATCACGACACAAGCTCCTGGTGTTGGCTGGGCCATGTCTGGAAGAATCTGGTGAACTACTTTTACAGAAAGGATCATTCACACTCCAGGATTTTATCCAGATCTTCACAGACAAGGAG ATTGGAGAGCTGTTGAGCTTCACGCCTCCTGCTGACAAGGCCAGCCTTACTCTGGCCTGCCCAGACTTGGGAGAATGGAAGAAGTCGAGCCTGGAAAACCACAGTCTCCAGGAGTTCATCAAAATCAGGCTGAACCCTCCAGTCGCGCTGTCAGAGATGGAAGGCCTGCAGGAATTCCTGGAGTACCTTTCAGAGACGATGGAGGCATCTTCCCCCTTTGACCTGCTGGAGCCCCCAGTCACTGTGGGCTTCCTGAAGCTCTCTAAACCCTGCTGCTATATCTTTCCAGGAGGCCGAGGGGACTCCGCATTCTTTGCAGTCAATGGCTTCAATATTCTGGTGGACGGAGGATCGGATCAGAAATCTTCATTCTGGAAACTGGTTCGTCACCTCGACAGGATTGACTCTGTCCTGCTAACTCACATTGGGACCGACAATCTGCCTGGCATCAACAGTCTACTGCACAGGAAACTGGCAGAACTGGATGACGATCAGTCGCTAGGCTCTGAAATGAACAATGACTGGACGAAACATCTTATTTCTCCTGAGATTGGAGTCATGTTTCTCAATGCGCCCAAGAAGTTACAACATATTGAGAGAAGTAATGTGAGGCGAAGTGTTGATGAGGTTAGTGTGATGCTTCAGTATTTGGATCAGTTACATATTAACCCGGTGCCACTCTGTAGAACTGGTGGCAATTCTTTAGAACCTCTAATTCTCTTTCAAAAGATGGGAGTTGGACGACTGGAGATGTACGTCCTGAATCCAGTTGAAGGGAGTAAGGACCTGAGCAACTTGATGCAACAGTGGGCAGGCAATGGTTGGCCAAAAGGAGGGAATGTTCCACTTCAGTGCCTGGTGTCCGTCTGTGCCCTCATTGTCTGGCACCCAGCAAGTCGGGTGGAAAAGATAATCCGGGTGTTGTTTCCTGGTTGCACTCCTCAGAACAAGATCCTGGAGGGACTGGAGAAGGTGAAGCACTTGGATTTCCTGAAGCAACCCCTGGCCACTCAGAGCGAGCTGGAGACTTTGCAGAAGGACAAAGGCCCGAAGCCCAAACGGACAGAAAGTCGGGAGAGTCTCCACAGCCTCAGCAAGGGGTCGAGTGGCAGGGGAGGCCGGGACCCAGAGGCCGGGTCGCGGCTGGGGTCAGCCAAATCCCGGGTGGAGAGGAAGGACAAGTCTGGGAAAACGAAAGCTGACACAGCAACACTAAGTGAGGGAATGAAAGGATCTCACCCCAATATGTCAGCGGAGCTGAAGGCTAGAGAACAAGGTGGGGACAAACTGAAAACCAACACCCAGCTGAAACCATCCAAGGAAAAACTGCAAAAGAAAGAGGCAAAGCCAGTGAAACTGGAAGAGAATAAGGATGTGAAAGTCTCtaaaagggaagagagaaaggatgcagaggaaaaGAAACAGGTGAGAAAAGAGGTGCCAAAACAAGTTAAAAAGATCGAACCTAAAAAGGATGAAAGGACAGGAGCTAAGGTCCCCACTAAAGTGTCCTCTGTTTCTTCTGAGAGCAGAAGGCCTTCAGCAAAAAGCAACATGCCGAGCAAAGAGATCAAAAAAGATCTAGTTACTTCTGGGAAAGGATCTGTCAAAACCAAACCAAAGCTTCAGAGTAAGGAAACTGCAGATTGCAAACAGACTGCAGGCAGTGTGTCCCTCACTGAGAAGGGCCCTCAGCCAGCTGCTTCCAAGATGTCCACTCCTGAAGACATGACAGctgattttgaacatctccaaCAAGCTGAGCAGGAGGTACAGGCACAAGGTGCAGCGACTGGGTCAGCGGGTTATGGGGGGGAGGTGGTCATCCCAGATGAAACCTCACCTGATGAGGGCTTCACTACAATGGAGAATGAAAGTGAGCTGGAGTCTTCTCCCCAGGATGATGGCCAGCTTGTCGATGTTACCATCCCTGAAAATGAGGACCCAGTCATCTTGGAGTTGGAGCCACACAAGGGAGGCAAGAGTACAGAAGAGAAACAGGAAGCCAGAGGTGAAGCAGAGGCTGAATCTGATCAAGGTATGATTAGAATTAATCATATTAATGGTCTGATCTGTGATACTGAAAATGAAGATGGTTTTGAGATGGAAAGTCCTGATAAATTCAGGTATTTTGATGAAAAGTTGAGCCCTAGTAGGAATATGGCAGCCCTGTCACCACTTGCTAAAACCCCACGGAGTGATCGTAGTGTTAACTTTGATCTAACACCAACTGAACTTGGGCCACTAGAGGAAATTAAAGGGCAGATGTCAGTCAACAACCAGGAGACTCTGGAGGACCAGTGTGCAAGCTCTGAGGAGAAGACCCTGGAGATGGTCTCTCCTCCAGGATCCGGTCTGGCCAGTGCTGGCCACACTCCATTCCATCAATCACCCATTGATGAGATCATTCCCAGGGGTGAAAATGGTTTAATTGAGAGAGTTTCCAGCCTTCTCGGTGAGGAGACCCAGTTGAACAATGCTTTTAATAAGCCTTTAGATGGTGGACCCCAGTCAAATGCAAGACCACCTTTTGAAAACACCAGTGCTCCACTGGACAGACATACTGGCTTCCTGACCTTAAGTCCATTCAAGGAAGTAGTCCCTGATGTCTCGCCGACCCTGACCACCCCGTCGTTGCCAGCTGAGGTTGGCTCTCCTCATTCCACAGAAGTTGATGAGTCTCTGTCAGTCTCCTTTGAACAGGTTCTGCCACCCCTGAGTGAAGCTCTGGCCTCTCCAAGAGAGCATAATCAGAGGGGACCTCTCAATGGTCTTTCTCCTGAACATGAAACCTTCTCGGCGAAGGGTGACCCTCCCAGCATGAGCCTGCCCCTGAAGTCATTGCAAGATCCATTCCGGACTCCGCAGGTGGCCCTGGGCAGTGTCTCAGATGGCGATGGTGCGTTAACTCACGGCGATGGAATTGATGGGCGTTTGCCACATGTGATGGCTTTGCCCTCTGACTCTCCTCATGAtgttgacttgtgccttgtatcaCCCTGTGAATTTAAGCACCCAAAGACTGAACTCTCGCCCTCCTTCATCAACCCCAGCCCACGGGAGTTGTCAGACGAGAGTGACCTTTCCCAGGAATTTGCCAAGCCGGTTGGCCAAAGGAGAGGTCACAAGTCTCTCTCCAATCGAAAGGCAGCTCTGGATGAAAGGACCCCAACTTCTGCTAGTGAGTCCCTTCCAACCCTTTCAGGTTCTGATGCCCAGCCTGGGACTGAGGACTGCCCATCCATcactgcagatggtggcattGACTCTGAGGAAGACTCTGAGATCATTCCCGCTGACAGGTCTCGTTCACCCGTGTCTTCAATACCATGTGACCCTTTGCCTGCCCCAATGAAAGACCCTCACCCACCCCCGCCCCAACCTGGTATCTGCATGGTAGACCCTGAGGTACTGACACACAACTCTACCAAAGATGCCAGAGAAAAGGCGAAAGGGAAAAAATTAGGTTCAAAGCCAGCTTTGAGCTCTACAGCAAGGAAAACTGAAAACACTAAACAATCAACTCTCTCCAAACCAAAAGGTCACCAACTGATGCCTAAAGAGGTGGATAAGATGGTCACGGGCAGTAAGAGCAACCAATCGGCGAAGGTTTTCCGAGCAAATTCCAACCAGTCAATAAATTCTGAGGACAAGAAGGGAAGGAATCTTCAAACTACAAGTTCCAAACCGCCTCGCAGTGCAGTGACAG GTGCAGTGAGCAAGGGTCCTCCGGTGGGGCCCCCTGTGTATGTGGATCTTGCCTACGTTCCCAACAACCACAGCGCTAGAACAATCGACGCAGACTTTTTTAAACGACTGAGATCTTCAATCTACGTCATCAGTGGAGATGATCCCCAGAAGGAGGGGGCAATGAGGAACATTCTGGATGCTCTCCTGGAAGGCAAAACTGTGTGGGGGGATAATATCCAG GTCACCATAATCCCGACCTTTGACTCTCCAATCATGCATGAGTGGTACCAGGAGACCCACGAGAAACAGCAGTCACTAAACATTACGGTGCTGGGGAGCAACAGCACTGTTGTCATGCAAGAGGAGACCTTTCCTGCCTGCAAAGTTGAATTCTGA
- the map1sa gene encoding electromotor neuron-associated protein 1 isoform X2: MAAAVLLAASGSGQCKASALVVLGEAGRPELLLLPDVIAQIRRGILSWDIDASAYSLDEQLKLFVSRHSATFPTEAKDQKILHHCGEALETLVLINPSVESLCAEVRTLIAAPSRHKLLVLAGPCLEESGELLLQKGSFTLQDFIQIFTDKEIGELLSFTPPADKASLTLACPDLGEWKKSSLENHSLQEFIKIRLNPPVALSEMEGLQEFLEYLSETMEASSPFDLLEPPVTVGFLKLSKPCCYIFPGGRGDSAFFAVNGFNILVDGGSDQKSSFWKLVRHLDRIDSVLLTHIGTDNLPGINSLLHRKLAELDDDQSLGSEMNNDWTKHLISPEIGVMFLNAPKKLQHIERSNVRRSVDEVSVMLQYLDQLHINPVPLCRTGGNSLEPLILFQKMGVGRLEMYVLNPVEGSKDLSNLMQQWAGNGWPKGGNVPLQCLVSVCALIVWHPASRVEKIIRVLFPGCTPQNKILEGLEKVKHLDFLKQPLATQSELETLQKDKGPKPKRTESRESLHSLSKGSSGRGGRDPEAGSRLGSAKSRVERKDKSGKTKADTATLSEGMKGSHPNMSAELKAREQGGDKLKTNTQLKPSKEKLQKKEAKPVKLEENKDVKVSKREERKDAEEKKQVRKEVPKQVKKIEPKKDERTGAKVPTKVSSVSSESRRPSAKSNMPSKEIKKDLVTSGKGSVKTKPKLQSKETADCKQTAGSVSLTEKGPQPAASKMSTPEDMTADFEHLQQAEQEVQAQGAATGSAGYGGEVVIPDETSPDEGFTTMENESELESSPQDDGQLVDVTIPENEDPVILELEPHKGGKSTEEKQEARGEAEAESDQGHQLMPKEVDKMVTGSKSNQSAKVFRANSNQSINSEDKKGRNLQTTSSKPPRSAVTGAVSKGPPVGPPVYVDLAYVPNNHSARTIDADFFKRLRSSIYVISGDDPQKEGAMRNILDALLEGKTVWGDNIQVTIIPTFDSPIMHEWYQETHEKQQSLNITVLGSNSTVVMQEETFPACKVEF, translated from the exons ACCAAAAGATTCTCCATCACTGTGGTGAGGCATTGGAAACATTGGTGCTGATAAACCCTTCCGTTGAGTCTCTGTGTGCTGAG GTACGGACTCTGATCGCTGCACCATCACGACACAAGCTCCTGGTGTTGGCTGGGCCATGTCTGGAAGAATCTGGTGAACTACTTTTACAGAAAGGATCATTCACACTCCAGGATTTTATCCAGATCTTCACAGACAAGGAG ATTGGAGAGCTGTTGAGCTTCACGCCTCCTGCTGACAAGGCCAGCCTTACTCTGGCCTGCCCAGACTTGGGAGAATGGAAGAAGTCGAGCCTGGAAAACCACAGTCTCCAGGAGTTCATCAAAATCAGGCTGAACCCTCCAGTCGCGCTGTCAGAGATGGAAGGCCTGCAGGAATTCCTGGAGTACCTTTCAGAGACGATGGAGGCATCTTCCCCCTTTGACCTGCTGGAGCCCCCAGTCACTGTGGGCTTCCTGAAGCTCTCTAAACCCTGCTGCTATATCTTTCCAGGAGGCCGAGGGGACTCCGCATTCTTTGCAGTCAATGGCTTCAATATTCTGGTGGACGGAGGATCGGATCAGAAATCTTCATTCTGGAAACTGGTTCGTCACCTCGACAGGATTGACTCTGTCCTGCTAACTCACATTGGGACCGACAATCTGCCTGGCATCAACAGTCTACTGCACAGGAAACTGGCAGAACTGGATGACGATCAGTCGCTAGGCTCTGAAATGAACAATGACTGGACGAAACATCTTATTTCTCCTGAGATTGGAGTCATGTTTCTCAATGCGCCCAAGAAGTTACAACATATTGAGAGAAGTAATGTGAGGCGAAGTGTTGATGAGGTTAGTGTGATGCTTCAGTATTTGGATCAGTTACATATTAACCCGGTGCCACTCTGTAGAACTGGTGGCAATTCTTTAGAACCTCTAATTCTCTTTCAAAAGATGGGAGTTGGACGACTGGAGATGTACGTCCTGAATCCAGTTGAAGGGAGTAAGGACCTGAGCAACTTGATGCAACAGTGGGCAGGCAATGGTTGGCCAAAAGGAGGGAATGTTCCACTTCAGTGCCTGGTGTCCGTCTGTGCCCTCATTGTCTGGCACCCAGCAAGTCGGGTGGAAAAGATAATCCGGGTGTTGTTTCCTGGTTGCACTCCTCAGAACAAGATCCTGGAGGGACTGGAGAAGGTGAAGCACTTGGATTTCCTGAAGCAACCCCTGGCCACTCAGAGCGAGCTGGAGACTTTGCAGAAGGACAAAGGCCCGAAGCCCAAACGGACAGAAAGTCGGGAGAGTCTCCACAGCCTCAGCAAGGGGTCGAGTGGCAGGGGAGGCCGGGACCCAGAGGCCGGGTCGCGGCTGGGGTCAGCCAAATCCCGGGTGGAGAGGAAGGACAAGTCTGGGAAAACGAAAGCTGACACAGCAACACTAAGTGAGGGAATGAAAGGATCTCACCCCAATATGTCAGCGGAGCTGAAGGCTAGAGAACAAGGTGGGGACAAACTGAAAACCAACACCCAGCTGAAACCATCCAAGGAAAAACTGCAAAAGAAAGAGGCAAAGCCAGTGAAACTGGAAGAGAATAAGGATGTGAAAGTCTCtaaaagggaagagagaaaggatgcagaggaaaaGAAACAGGTGAGAAAAGAGGTGCCAAAACAAGTTAAAAAGATCGAACCTAAAAAGGATGAAAGGACAGGAGCTAAGGTCCCCACTAAAGTGTCCTCTGTTTCTTCTGAGAGCAGAAGGCCTTCAGCAAAAAGCAACATGCCGAGCAAAGAGATCAAAAAAGATCTAGTTACTTCTGGGAAAGGATCTGTCAAAACCAAACCAAAGCTTCAGAGTAAGGAAACTGCAGATTGCAAACAGACTGCAGGCAGTGTGTCCCTCACTGAGAAGGGCCCTCAGCCAGCTGCTTCCAAGATGTCCACTCCTGAAGACATGACAGctgattttgaacatctccaaCAAGCTGAGCAGGAGGTACAGGCACAAGGTGCAGCGACTGGGTCAGCGGGTTATGGGGGGGAGGTGGTCATCCCAGATGAAACCTCACCTGATGAGGGCTTCACTACAATGGAGAATGAAAGTGAGCTGGAGTCTTCTCCCCAGGATGATGGCCAGCTTGTCGATGTTACCATCCCTGAAAATGAGGACCCAGTCATCTTGGAGTTGGAGCCACACAAGGGAGGCAAGAGTACAGAAGAGAAACAGGAAGCCAGAGGTGAAGCAGAGGCTGAATCTGATCAAG GTCACCAACTGATGCCTAAAGAGGTGGATAAGATGGTCACGGGCAGTAAGAGCAACCAATCGGCGAAGGTTTTCCGAGCAAATTCCAACCAGTCAATAAATTCTGAGGACAAGAAGGGAAGGAATCTTCAAACTACAAGTTCCAAACCGCCTCGCAGTGCAGTGACAG GTGCAGTGAGCAAGGGTCCTCCGGTGGGGCCCCCTGTGTATGTGGATCTTGCCTACGTTCCCAACAACCACAGCGCTAGAACAATCGACGCAGACTTTTTTAAACGACTGAGATCTTCAATCTACGTCATCAGTGGAGATGATCCCCAGAAGGAGGGGGCAATGAGGAACATTCTGGATGCTCTCCTGGAAGGCAAAACTGTGTGGGGGGATAATATCCAG GTCACCATAATCCCGACCTTTGACTCTCCAATCATGCATGAGTGGTACCAGGAGACCCACGAGAAACAGCAGTCACTAAACATTACGGTGCTGGGGAGCAACAGCACTGTTGTCATGCAAGAGGAGACCTTTCCTGCCTGCAAAGTTGAATTCTGA